Within Sorangiineae bacterium MSr11367, the genomic segment TCGACGTGGTGGCGGCCGAAGTGGTGTTCGGCGGCGAGGGAATTGTGGGCGGCGCACCTTATTCGAAGGTTCGATGCGCTGTCGGGCCCTCCCCGTGCTCGCGGATCGATGTGGTCCAGCTCGAGGAAGGTGCATGATTCGCAACGGCGGCCTGTTTCGTCGACGAAGGTGCACCGTGCTCCGTCGCGCTCGAAGACTTCGCGCCGGACAGCCCGGGTGACGTAGCCTGGACGCGTGTTCTTGGCGGCCCGCTTTGGTGGCGTACGTTTCGTTCTTCCGAGGCGACGCTTCTCGAGTTCGACGAGCAGCAAGTCGAGTGCTCGATCCATGATGACCGCGAGGTCACCGCTTGGATTCGCGTGACGCATCAGATCCGCGATTTGGTCAATCTTCGACTTTAGCTCGGCCGTCGCGGTGAATTGCACTTTGTATCGCTCCGGCGAGAGTGCTTCGACACGCGAACGTGCCGGCTGTGGCGATGGGATCGTCGGAGGTTGCGGTGTGGGCGCCGTCGGCAACTCTTGAATCAAGGAAGGTGCATCTGGCCGTGGGAAACGCGAGGCGAGAAACTCTTGCACTTGCCCTTTGGTCTTGCCAGCTACCGCGCGTAAAAGCTCTTCGTGGTTTTCCGCCGTCAATTGTTCGCGCAATAGTAGCAGTGTGGTTAGATGAATCTCGCCCCGTTCGATCATCGCAAGTGCGAGCGGAAATCTGCGTGCGAGGCGCGAAGCTGCCACGCGGCGGCATGCTTCGTCCTCGCTCATGCCGAGTCTACGGAGGCAAAAATCGAAGAGCGACGAGCACGCGGATTCCAGTTCGAGTCGTCGCTCCTCGATTTCACCGAGATAGGCGAGTAACCGAGCGAGAAGGAAGCGCCCTTGACCGATGACGTCACGGATTCCCGTGAGCAGCTCCTGGTTGGAGAGATCTGCGAGCTTCATGATTCGTTTCTACCACTGGAATTTCGTCCTATCTCACGGGCTCATGTTCGCGCATTCGTGACGCGCAAGGCTTCCGCGCTCCTCTCCGTCGCGAACGATGCGTGACGCGGCGATGAGCGGGCCAGAGTGCCAATTTGGGATGATGCTCGCAAGAGCACGAGCTTGCATTCGCAACGGTACGTCAAGTCAAATCGATACGTCAGCAACTACGCCGACTTCATTTATCATCGGGAAGCGTGGTGTCTCTGGATGGTTCGGGGCCCAACCGTTTCAACAAGGCCTGCGCCCCACGGTTCGTCTTGCTGCGAGGGTCTTTTCCCCAGCCATGGGAAATGGTGTCGAGCGCCTCTCGTGCACGAGGACGATCGCCCCGCTGGCGCAAGGCGATGGCATAGTCGAGATTCGCCCACATTCGATGAAATGGATAGCGATAGAAGCATGCGCCCACGGCTCTTCCGAGAAAAGCCACCGCTTCGTCCATCTGCCCGGCCAAAAGGTACATGCGACCGAGTCGTTGAAGCGACTGCGTCTGCATGATTTCGCGGTCTGGCTCCTCCATGCCGGCTGGTCGCTGGGCGATGGCCAGCCGGGCATCTTCGGCATCCACGACAGGTTCGACGAATGCCTCGTACCAGCGATACAGTTTCAGTTCGTTCATACCGGAGCGTCGGTGCTCCGATGCGCGAAGCCAATCATCCCGCAGCTGTCCGAACCTTGCTCGGTCTATTGCACCAGACCAATAGAGAACGCGATAAGCTTCGATGTCGAAGACGATGGACGCGCCTTCGGTCCATGCGCGGCTTTGCTCGAGATAGGTTTGCGCGAGCGTGGCCGCTTTTGCGTTCCGGCCGAGCTCGAGATTGAAGAGTAGACGCTCGACGGCGGGTCGACCACGATGATCGGCATCGCTGAAATTCTGGGCTTCGGCTTCCCATGCATCGAGGGTGCGCTCGGCATCGTCGAACGCGCCGCTCGAGACTCGTAGGTAGAACGTGTCTTGGAGGCGGGTCGTCGTGCGCGATGAGGAAGGCGTGGCGAGCCAGCGCGATTCGAGCGCAGCCTGCGCGGCACTGAGCGAGGAAGACTGTCCCGCGAGCCCACCGGCAAGGAAGTAGTACCCATCCGGGTTCGCGGGCGCGGCTGCGATCAGCTTCCTTCCGAGACCCTCGACGCTCTCGCAAAGGCCGTCCCCGATGTTACGTCGCCGCATCATGCGGCGAGCCCTTTGGTGCCGTCAACCGCACCCAAGCGCACTCAGGCACGCGGATGCCGTGAGCGTTACGCCGCGTCGTCCGTCGCGGGTTGGCCGACGTAGTGCAGTTGCTTCGAGACGTAACCCGTCAAGCGCTGCATGTACGGCAACAGCAAGAGGCGGGCGCGCTGGCTCGGCATCCAGATGTACCCGTAGAGGGGATGGCCCGAGGCACCGCGATGCAGCTTGGTGTCGAATGCGCCGGTGCCGACCCAGACGCGGCGGCAGCCTAGTTCGTAGGCGCGCTTGATCGGTTCGTAGAAGACCAAGTTGAAATAGATGCCGTCGGCTTTGTCGATGGCGCGGCGGCCGACGCGGTAGACGGTCAAGTCGCCTTTCTTGTCATGGAAATAGGTGGAGAAGCCTAGGAATTCGTCGCCGTGGTGGGCGACGAGGGCTTCGGCGCGGTCGCCGAGGTGGTGCTCCAGGGATTCCCAGAAGGCGGGCGGGTGGCCGAAGTGATCGCCGTATTGCGAATAGAGGGCTTCGTAGCTCTCGGTCATGTCCGAGGACAGGGCGGCCCAGTTCGAGGTGCGCCCCATGGTGACACCCGTGCGCTGCGGCGCCTTGATTTCGCGCTGCAGTTTGCCGCGTTTGCGGCGGCGGGGCGGCTGCGCGGCGATGTAATCTTCGATGCGTTTGCCCGTGAGCGGAATGTACATATCGTACGTGAGAAACAGTTCCGCCATGCCGCAGGCGCGTGCCGTGTCGCGCAGGGGCTCGTCTTCCTCGGGTACGCAGAAAAGGGCCAGCGGCAGATTTCGCAGGCCGGCGAAGTCTTTGAGCCGCTCGAGGACCTCCGTTCGAACGCGCCGTGTTTCCGAAGCCGCCATGGGGACGGTTGGAATGCCGCCGCGGAAGGTGAGGGGGCTGACGGCGATGACCCAGCCATCCGTGCGCACGCGCACCATGCGCAGCAGCTGGCGGTAGAACCCCAGTGCGCGCATCAACCAGCGAAGTTGCTCGGGCGTCGCCTTGGTGGCGCGTCGCAGCTCGCCCTCCATGCCCGTGAAAAAGGCCTTTTCGAACGAGTTGACGAAGCGCACCGACGGATGCTCCGCCACGAAGAAAGGACAGACGGCGACGAGCTCTCCGCCCTGCCGCGCCACCACGTACTGGATGCGCACGGTTTCGCCCACGAGCGGCCCGAGGTCGAGCGCATCGAGCAAGC encodes:
- a CDS encoding HNH endonuclease gives rise to the protein MKLADLSNQELLTGIRDVIGQGRFLLARLLAYLGEIEERRLELESACSSLFDFCLRRLGMSEDEACRRVAASRLARRFPLALAMIERGEIHLTTLLLLREQLTAENHEELLRAVAGKTKGQVQEFLASRFPRPDAPSLIQELPTAPTPQPPTIPSPQPARSRVEALSPERYKVQFTATAELKSKIDQIADLMRHANPSGDLAVIMDRALDLLLVELEKRRLGRTKRTPPKRAAKNTRPGYVTRAVRREVFERDGARCTFVDETGRRCESCTFLELDHIDPRARGGPDSASNLRIRCAAHNSLAAEHHFGRHHVERKKSEKRAVLRESQPREIHPRQRVWKSDLALRALTIMGFKEPQARRALAIIDSRVANRSSSLETTLREAISILTP
- a CDS encoding GNAT family N-acetyltransferase → MSAVVHTDVVSSLASYSDAELDRVTEDANVALGRHWFRLLDALDLGPLVGETVRIQYVVARQGGELVAVCPFFVAEHPSVRFVNSFEKAFFTGMEGELRRATKATPEQLRWLMRALGFYRQLLRMVRVRTDGWVIAVSPLTFRGGIPTVPMAASETRRVRTEVLERLKDFAGLRNLPLALFCVPEEDEPLRDTARACGMAELFLTYDMYIPLTGKRIEDYIAAQPPRRRKRGKLQREIKAPQRTGVTMGRTSNWAALSSDMTESYEALYSQYGDHFGHPPAFWESLEHHLGDRAEALVAHHGDEFLGFSTYFHDKKGDLTVYRVGRRAIDKADGIYFNLVFYEPIKRAYELGCRRVWVGTGAFDTKLHRGASGHPLYGYIWMPSQRARLLLLPYMQRLTGYVSKQLHYVGQPATDDAA